A single window of Anomaloglossus baeobatrachus isolate aAnoBae1 chromosome 9, aAnoBae1.hap1, whole genome shotgun sequence DNA harbors:
- the LOC142250531 gene encoding uncharacterized protein LOC142250531, with protein MSIHSMNPGGGMALPPAAAAVMALPPAAAAVMALPPAAPVVTAVPPAAPGMMALPFAAQVGMALPPVAPQVLPFQTAAPPAMALPAAVQPAMAVPPELQNLPRVLPVQDAAGAGSTARGRRRRGRGNRSAASDSSSRSRSPYRRRRYSRDRSRRSAYSERRSRSSRRSRRSRSSRWRSPSTTAESSGDSITSSRRSRRTSSRRRDAEPYLVQPQAADLVTAPHVSVNPTDAPAVEISAAVSSGTTRGNVVSTQHMGPAGMQLMPLVTSSLAPRTWLAYGAAKPVIWLLGHSYIFWAGQRAENRPGGRALGFRGFEVNWRGVRGLIWPQVIPEVVEIARSALTPVVLVIHAGGNDLGARRLAELITTMRSDVDKFHAFFPELVLVWSEVISRPVWRGAEGAAALERSRRTLNSRISRFVRFKAGIVVRHWQLEGDNSSLMLNDGVHLNNIGLDIFLSGLQDGIEQALFIMGGGRSTV; from the exons ATGTCAATACATTCCATGAACCCGGGGGGGGGAATGGCTTTGCCACCTGCCGCAGCTGCAGTGATGGCCTTACCTCCTGCGGctgctgcggtgatggctttgcctcctgcggcGCCCGTAGTGACGGCTGTGCCTCCTGCTGCCCCTGGAATGATGGCCTTGCCTTTTGCAGCTCAGGTGGGTATGGCTTTGCCTCCCGTGGCTCCGCAGGTGCTGCCGTTCCAAACGGCTGCGCCTCCGGCGATGGCATTGCCAGCCGCAGTACAACCGGCGATGGCTGTGCCCCctgagctgcagaatttaccacggGTTCTCCCTGTTCAGGATGCtgcgggtgctggaagcacggcccgcGGTAGGCGACGCCGCGGGCGCGGAAaccgctccgctgcctccgacTCCTCCTCACGTTCTCGCAGCCCATATAGACGCAGGCGGTACAGTAGGGACCGCAGTCGCCGCTCAGCTTATTCTGAGCGGCGGTCACGTTCATCGCGGAGAAGCCGTAGGTCTCGCTCATCAAgatggcgttcgccatcaaccacggctgagTCATCCGGCGACTCCATTACTTCCAGTAGGCGCTCTCGTCGCACATCAAGCCGCCGGAGAGATGCCGAACCCTATTTGGTTCAACCACAGGCTGCCGACTTGGTAACGGCTCCACATGTATCGGTGAATCCCACAGATGCTCCAGCGGTCG aaattTCGGCAGCTGTGTCCTCGGGCACAACCAGAGGGAATGTCGTGTCCACCCAGCATATGGGACCTGCTGGAATGCAGCTGATGCCTTTGGTGACGTCTTCACTGGCCCCGAGGACTTGGctggcttacg GAGCTGCCAAACCTGTCATTTGGTTATTGGGACACTCCTATATTTTCTGGGCAGGACAGCGGGCTGAGAATCGACCTGGAGGACGTGCCCTTGGCTTTCGGGGCTTCGAAGTCAATTGGAGAGGCGTCAGGGGTCTCATATGGCCTCAAGTTATACCGGAGGTTGTGGAAATTGCGAGGTCTGCTTTAACTCCGGTGGTCCTCGTCATTCACGCCGGGGGAAATGACCTCGGTGCCCGCCGTTTGGCGGAACTTATCACCACAATGAGGTCTGACGTGGACAAGTTTCATGCCTTTTTTCCTGAACTTGTCCTTGTTTGGTCCGAGGTCATTTCCCGGCCTGTCTGGCGAGGGGCCGAAGGAGCTGCAGCTCTGGAGCGTTCGAGGCGGACACTCAACTCACGTATTTCGCGTTTTGTCCGCTTTAAGGCAGGGATCGTCGTTAGACACTGGCAATTGGAAGGGGACAATTCCTCCCTGATGTTGAACGATGGCGTTCATTTGAATAATATTGGCCTAGACATATTTTTATCAGGCCTGCAAGACGGTATTGAGCAGGCCTTGTtcattatgggtgggggtcggagcacagtctag